A portion of the Algisphaera agarilytica genome contains these proteins:
- the pdxH gene encoding pyridoxamine 5'-phosphate oxidase, whose product MAIQDLRQNYTPEPIDPEDLSADPFDQFTAWFDDAQQAGILEPNAFTLATASADGTPNARTLLLKGIDDAKPAAAEPGSGGDKAPDRGFVFYTNYASAKGEELAANPRACMNFYWDTLSRCVRVHGSVTKVDAEETAAYFKTRPRESQLGAWCSEQSSVIDGREDLMLKFFQLTEEYPDETPIPVPPTWGGYRVVPTSFEFWQGQPSRLHDRLRYLPDGGAWKIERLSP is encoded by the coding sequence ATGGCCATCCAAGACCTCCGTCAGAACTACACGCCCGAGCCGATCGATCCCGAAGACCTGAGTGCCGACCCGTTCGACCAGTTCACCGCCTGGTTCGACGACGCCCAGCAGGCGGGCATCCTCGAACCCAACGCGTTTACCCTCGCCACCGCCTCGGCCGACGGCACGCCTAACGCCCGCACCCTGCTGCTCAAAGGCATCGACGACGCCAAGCCGGCGGCTGCGGAGCCCGGCTCGGGGGGCGACAAAGCCCCGGATCGCGGCTTCGTCTTCTACACCAACTACGCCTCGGCCAAAGGCGAAGAACTCGCCGCCAACCCGCGCGCGTGCATGAACTTTTACTGGGACACCCTCTCGCGCTGCGTGCGTGTGCACGGCAGCGTCACCAAGGTCGATGCCGAGGAAACCGCGGCCTACTTCAAGACCCGGCCGCGCGAGTCGCAGCTCGGGGCGTGGTGTTCGGAGCAGTCCTCCGTGATCGACGGACGGGAAGACCTGATGCTCAAGTTCTTCCAGCTCACCGAAGAGTACCCCGACGAAACGCCCATCCCCGTCCCGCCGACCTGGGGCGGCTACCGTGTCGTGCCCACCTCGTTCGAGTTCTGGCAGGGCCAACCGTCTCGCCTCCACGATCGGCTGCGTTACCTCCCCGACGGCGGCGCGTGGAAGATCGAACGGCTGTCGCCCTGA
- a CDS encoding YybH family protein, producing MTPEECLRQYETASRNHDLDALLELIHDDAVYWFSNGTSHVGKPAIARAIRHNFETIEGEDYRILDPCWLIENDGCAVCTYRYEWAGKINGESMSGAGRGTCVMQRRGESWMVVHEHLSQGPAS from the coding sequence ATGACCCCCGAAGAATGCCTCCGCCAATACGAGACGGCGAGCCGCAACCACGACCTCGATGCGCTCCTGGAACTCATTCACGACGACGCGGTCTACTGGTTCAGCAACGGCACGAGCCACGTCGGCAAGCCCGCGATCGCCAGGGCCATCCGCCACAACTTCGAGACGATCGAGGGCGAGGACTACCGCATCCTGGACCCGTGTTGGCTGATCGAAAACGACGGATGCGCGGTGTGCACCTACCGCTACGAATGGGCGGGGAAGATCAACGGCGAATCGATGTCGGGGGCCGGTCGCGGTACGTGCGTCATGCAACGGCGGGGCGAGTCGTGGATGGTGGTTCACGAACACCTGAGCCAGGGGCCTGCGTCGTAG
- a CDS encoding glycosyltransferase has translation MTVLAWAMLVLAVLPAAMIAMNLLLYQPARKLREGELAQCHPVSVLIPARDEAQTIEDAIKSALSAAEGLEAEVVVLDDHSTDGTPDLVRALADDNPQVRLEQAPPLPTGWNGKQHACWVLAQRAKYPTLLWVDADVRLQPGSVPRMERYLRENKSGAKLISGVPRQITGTWLELLIIPQILWVLLGYLPMIRMRRSTMPGFGAGCGQLFMADREAYLASGGHEAISGSVHDGVDLPRTFRKAGHMTDLFDATDAAVCRMYTTTGETWKGFTKNATSGMGSRKAILPWTILLLGAQIVPWFWLVASGAQGWMPWTAAGCAALSSVMVALAFRQGVLAAMTRPLGILALLAVQWAAQWQESRGVRPTWRGRVTTR, from the coding sequence ATGACCGTGCTCGCCTGGGCCATGCTCGTGCTTGCGGTGCTTCCGGCCGCGATGATTGCGATGAACCTCTTGCTCTACCAACCCGCCCGGAAATTGCGTGAGGGCGAGTTGGCGCAATGCCATCCGGTCAGCGTGTTGATCCCCGCACGCGACGAGGCACAGACGATCGAAGACGCGATCAAGTCCGCGCTCTCGGCTGCGGAAGGTTTGGAGGCCGAGGTCGTGGTACTCGACGACCACTCGACCGATGGCACGCCCGACCTGGTGCGTGCGTTGGCGGACGATAACCCGCAAGTCCGCCTTGAACAGGCCCCGCCGTTGCCGACGGGGTGGAACGGCAAGCAGCACGCCTGCTGGGTGCTGGCTCAGCGTGCGAAGTATCCCACCCTGTTGTGGGTCGATGCGGATGTCCGTTTGCAGCCGGGCAGTGTTCCGCGGATGGAGCGTTACCTGCGCGAGAACAAGTCGGGGGCCAAGCTCATCAGCGGCGTGCCCCGGCAGATCACCGGGACCTGGCTTGAGTTGCTGATCATCCCGCAGATCCTGTGGGTGTTGCTGGGCTACCTCCCGATGATCCGCATGCGTCGCTCGACGATGCCGGGCTTCGGCGCGGGTTGCGGGCAGTTGTTCATGGCCGATCGCGAGGCGTACCTGGCCAGCGGCGGGCATGAGGCGATCTCCGGCTCGGTGCACGACGGCGTCGACCTGCCGCGGACGTTCCGCAAAGCGGGCCACATGACCGATCTGTTCGACGCGACCGATGCCGCGGTATGCCGGATGTACACCACGACCGGGGAGACGTGGAAGGGCTTCACGAAGAACGCCACCTCGGGCATGGGCTCGCGCAAAGCGATCCTGCCGTGGACGATTCTGCTCTTGGGGGCTCAGATCGTCCCGTGGTTTTGGCTGGTGGCGTCGGGGGCGCAGGGCTGGATGCCGTGGACCGCGGCGGGGTGTGCGGCGTTGTCCAGTGTGATGGTTGCGTTGGCGTTTCGGCAGGGCGTGTTGGCGGCAATGACCCGGCCGCTGGGCATCTTGGCCCTGTTGGCCGTGCAGTGGGCGGCGCAGTGGCAGGAGTCCCGCGGGGTACGTCCGACGTGGCGAGGCCGCGTGACCACTCGATGA
- a CDS encoding lysophospholipid acyltransferase family protein, whose translation MTADPAGTPATHPDLPEVSARWVRMLAWYGPRYVDKNFSAVRLLGDPPDTENPRPLLVYLNHPSWWDPMAIMLLCARYFRHRTGYGPIDAVGLEKYRFMEKLGFFGIDLQSRAGAERFLKIGRAVLSTPNQTLWVTAEGHFTDARKRPVSLRPGVAHLARKADPAIGAEAVPLAIEYVFGEEKQPEMRLAFGEPIVLGDPSRSASDWNTHLANRLEQTMDHLAEASLAGDLSVFTTLGDGKRGVGGVYDLWRRARAALKGEQFDAAHGSRGDAS comes from the coding sequence ATGACAGCCGACCCGGCGGGCACCCCCGCGACGCATCCCGACTTGCCCGAGGTTTCGGCGAGGTGGGTGCGCATGCTCGCGTGGTACGGCCCGCGTTACGTCGACAAAAACTTCAGCGCGGTTCGCCTGCTGGGTGATCCGCCGGACACCGAGAATCCTCGGCCGCTTTTGGTTTATCTCAACCACCCGTCCTGGTGGGACCCGATGGCGATCATGCTGTTGTGTGCCCGCTACTTCCGACACCGCACGGGCTACGGCCCGATCGACGCGGTGGGCCTGGAGAAGTACCGCTTCATGGAGAAGCTGGGCTTCTTTGGGATCGACCTGCAGTCGCGGGCCGGGGCGGAGCGTTTCCTGAAGATCGGAAGGGCGGTGTTGTCGACGCCGAACCAGACGCTATGGGTGACGGCCGAGGGACACTTCACCGACGCCCGCAAACGCCCGGTGTCGCTCCGGCCCGGGGTGGCGCACCTGGCGCGCAAAGCCGACCCCGCGATCGGGGCGGAAGCGGTGCCGCTGGCGATCGAGTACGTCTTCGGCGAAGAGAAGCAGCCGGAGATGCGGCTGGCGTTCGGCGAGCCTATTGTCCTGGGAGACCCTTCACGATCGGCCTCCGACTGGAACACGCATTTGGCCAACCGCCTCGAACAAACCATGGACCACCTCGCCGAGGCCAGCCTCGCGGGGGACCTCTCGGTGTTCACCACGCTCGGCGACGGCAAGCGCGGCGTCGGCGGGGTGTATGACCTGTGGCGAAGAGCACGGGCGGCACTCAAGGGTGAACAATTCGACGCGGCCCACGGCTCCCGGGGGGACGCTTCATGA
- a CDS encoding nitroreductase family protein, protein MDVFDAINQRRSVKAYDPDHRMSDEEIEQLFTLAIQSPTSFNIQHWRFVLVRDPEIRKKIRAVGNDQAQMTDASLLVVMTADMKAWEKSPERYWANAPKEVADLLVNWMGPFHEGRDFLQRDEANRSMGMAMQTLMLAAKGMGYDSCPMIGFDFDPVAELINLPDDHVLGPMVAIGKGVKEPWPKPGQLPLSEVLIENRFA, encoded by the coding sequence ATGGATGTCTTCGACGCGATCAATCAACGCCGTTCGGTTAAAGCTTACGACCCCGATCACCGCATGAGCGATGAGGAGATCGAGCAGCTCTTCACGCTGGCGATCCAATCGCCCACGAGCTTTAACATCCAGCACTGGCGCTTCGTCCTGGTCCGCGACCCCGAGATCCGTAAGAAGATCCGCGCGGTGGGTAACGACCAGGCCCAAATGACCGACGCGTCGCTCCTTGTGGTGATGACCGCCGACATGAAAGCTTGGGAGAAATCGCCCGAGCGTTACTGGGCCAACGCGCCCAAGGAAGTCGCCGACCTGCTGGTGAACTGGATGGGCCCGTTCCACGAGGGCCGTGACTTCCTGCAACGCGACGAGGCGAACCGCTCGATGGGCATGGCGATGCAGACGCTGATGCTCGCGGCCAAGGGGATGGGCTACGACTCCTGCCCGATGATCGGCTTCGACTTCGACCCCGTCGCCGAGCTGATCAACCTGCCCGATGATCACGTGCTCGGACCGATGGTGGCGATCGGCAAGGGCGTGAAAGAGCCCTGGCCCAAGCCCGGCCAACTGCCGCTGTCCGAAGTCCTGATCGAGAACCGTTTCGCCTGA
- a CDS encoding phytoene desaturase family protein produces MDMPDPDRTSATNHVAVVGAGLGGLAAACTLAARGHWVTLFDKNSWLGGKAAQLVSDGEPGERFKFDMGPTILTVPRVLERIFKEAGRDMHDYLDLVRLDPQWRCFFDESQGGGGVLDLRQSVEDMQRELEMFQDRTPAHGKAGAPVSGEQYAELIKYTERLHRISDDFYFWKSIGGLKDMMMDGGFGGTFNLNTLKDVLSMRMGKSVASTIRKYIPDHRVSQMLDHFTQYVGSSPYGSPAILCGIASMQVNEGVWYPMGGTRAVPEALTKLARELGVDLRPGEGVSRIVTERGKVVGVETEAGERVACGAVVSNMDSVRTHRELVGGDVAKAFDKRRGYEPACSGVVLYLGLNKAYDHLAHHDFVFSRDPEEEFDSIYKKGEPAPDPTAYLAATARTEPPGAVAPPGGEALYVLVHTPYMRPHHDWSKDGELFKSYRQTILDKLKRTAGMPDLEERIVFERALTPQDIHDRYNVLNGAIYGLASHGKWLGAFKPANRSMDVEGLYLAGGAAHPGPGMPMVMMSGWIAADSLDQDGLITPGDKPAVSPEPAAV; encoded by the coding sequence ATGGATATGCCCGACCCGGATCGAACAAGCGCAACGAACCACGTCGCGGTGGTGGGGGCCGGCCTCGGTGGATTGGCGGCGGCGTGTACCCTCGCGGCCCGCGGCCACTGGGTCACGCTGTTCGACAAGAACTCCTGGCTGGGCGGCAAAGCGGCGCAGCTCGTCTCCGACGGCGAGCCCGGCGAGCGGTTTAAGTTCGACATGGGGCCGACGATCCTGACCGTGCCGCGCGTGCTCGAACGCATCTTCAAAGAAGCCGGCCGGGATATGCACGACTACCTCGACCTGGTTCGGCTCGACCCGCAGTGGCGCTGCTTCTTCGACGAGTCGCAGGGCGGCGGGGGCGTGCTGGACCTTCGGCAGAGCGTCGAAGACATGCAACGCGAGCTGGAGATGTTCCAAGACCGCACGCCCGCCCACGGCAAGGCCGGGGCCCCGGTCTCCGGCGAGCAGTACGCCGAGCTCATCAAATACACCGAACGCCTGCACCGCATCAGCGACGACTTCTACTTCTGGAAGTCCATCGGCGGGCTCAAAGATATGATGATGGACGGCGGCTTCGGCGGCACGTTCAACCTGAACACGCTCAAAGACGTGCTCTCGATGCGGATGGGTAAATCCGTCGCGAGCACCATCCGCAAGTACATCCCCGACCACCGCGTGTCGCAGATGCTCGACCACTTCACGCAGTACGTCGGCAGCAGCCCCTACGGCAGCCCGGCCATCCTCTGCGGTATCGCGTCGATGCAGGTCAACGAGGGCGTGTGGTACCCCATGGGCGGCACCCGCGCGGTGCCCGAGGCGCTCACCAAGCTGGCCCGCGAGCTCGGCGTCGACCTTCGCCCCGGTGAAGGCGTGTCACGCATCGTCACCGAACGCGGCAAGGTGGTCGGCGTCGAGACCGAAGCGGGCGAACGCGTCGCCTGCGGCGCGGTCGTCTCGAACATGGACTCGGTCCGCACCCACCGCGAACTCGTCGGTGGCGACGTGGCCAAGGCCTTCGATAAACGCCGGGGCTACGAACCCGCCTGCTCGGGCGTGGTGCTCTACCTCGGGCTCAATAAGGCCTACGACCACCTGGCCCACCACGACTTCGTCTTCAGCCGTGACCCCGAGGAAGAGTTCGACTCGATCTACAAGAAAGGCGAGCCCGCCCCGGACCCCACTGCCTACCTCGCCGCGACCGCGCGGACCGAGCCCCCCGGGGCCGTCGCCCCGCCCGGCGGCGAAGCGCTCTACGTCCTGGTCCACACGCCCTACATGCGGCCGCACCACGACTGGTCCAAGGACGGCGAGCTGTTCAAGTCCTACCGCCAGACCATCCTCGACAAACTCAAACGCACCGCGGGCATGCCCGACCTCGAAGAGCGCATCGTCTTCGAGCGAGCGCTCACGCCCCAAGACATCCACGATCGCTACAACGTGCTCAACGGCGCGATCTACGGCCTGGCGTCGCACGGCAAGTGGCTGGGCGCGTTCAAGCCCGCCAACCGCAGCATGGATGTCGAGGGCCTCTACCTCGCGGGTGGCGCGGCCCACCCCGGGCCGGGCATGCCGATGGTCATGATGTCGGGTTGGATCGCCGCCGACAGCCTGGATCAGGACGGCCTGATCACCCCCGGCGACAAGCCCGCGGTCTCGCCCGAGCCCGCCGCTGTCTGA
- a CDS encoding aldehyde dehydrogenase family protein, whose amino-acid sequence MTHDSSATSSWSSLPLKQRVQLIGGLRHVLADQSERFIAPLRALSTRSHDSETLAAEVLPLAEACGWIAQNATKLLRPQKLGGRGRPRWLWGVASEIHREPMGNVLIIAPGNFPLFLPGVQVVQALAAGNRVWVKPSPGPGCVEIMRELAAALHELGLPEEALTVTGTDPSELDALYPAMDKVFLTGSETTGKLVQAKCAEHSIPCVMELSGCDAVVVLTGADVELAAKCIAFGLTLNGSATCIAPRRVFVEQGLHDRLVDRLRELLAETPATPIPPRTRDLVNGLLDEVREQGGEVHGESTPLGDTMKPVVVTGVDATCRLLQTDVFAPVVSVVPVADGDEALREASRCGYRLGASVFGPDREAYDFATRIDAGCVVVNDVIVPTADPRLPFAGRGRSGFGATRGADGLLEMTRVKAITARRWKLHPHLRPTDATTVPILRALLRMSHAKGVAARVKAGCSLLTLSRRNSSAQDQE is encoded by the coding sequence GTGACGCACGATTCATCCGCCACCTCGTCTTGGTCCTCGTTGCCACTCAAGCAGCGGGTCCAACTCATCGGCGGACTGCGTCACGTTCTGGCCGATCAATCCGAACGCTTCATCGCGCCGCTGCGAGCGCTGTCGACGAGGAGCCACGACTCGGAGACACTCGCCGCGGAAGTACTGCCGTTGGCCGAGGCGTGCGGGTGGATCGCACAAAACGCAACGAAGCTCTTGCGCCCCCAAAAACTCGGCGGACGCGGTCGGCCGAGGTGGCTGTGGGGCGTGGCGTCGGAGATTCACCGTGAGCCCATGGGCAACGTGTTGATCATTGCGCCGGGTAACTTCCCGTTGTTTCTGCCTGGCGTCCAAGTGGTGCAGGCCTTGGCGGCGGGCAACCGGGTGTGGGTCAAGCCTTCGCCGGGGCCCGGGTGTGTTGAGATCATGCGGGAGCTCGCCGCAGCGCTCCACGAGTTGGGTTTGCCCGAAGAGGCGCTAACGGTCACGGGTACCGACCCGTCTGAACTCGATGCGCTCTACCCCGCGATGGACAAGGTGTTTCTCACCGGCTCGGAGACCACGGGCAAACTTGTTCAAGCCAAGTGCGCCGAGCACAGCATCCCGTGTGTGATGGAGCTGTCGGGCTGCGACGCGGTCGTGGTGTTGACCGGGGCGGACGTCGAGCTCGCGGCGAAATGCATCGCGTTCGGCTTAACGCTCAACGGCTCGGCGACGTGTATCGCGCCGCGGCGGGTGTTTGTCGAGCAAGGCTTGCACGACCGTCTCGTGGATCGTCTTCGGGAACTACTCGCCGAAACACCCGCAACCCCGATCCCGCCGCGGACGCGCGACCTCGTGAATGGGTTGCTCGATGAAGTGCGGGAGCAGGGCGGTGAGGTCCACGGCGAATCGACACCGTTAGGCGACACCATGAAACCGGTGGTGGTGACGGGCGTAGATGCGACGTGCCGTTTGCTGCAGACCGATGTGTTTGCACCGGTGGTCTCGGTCGTGCCGGTGGCAGACGGTGACGAAGCGTTGCGTGAAGCGAGCCGGTGCGGGTACCGCTTGGGCGCGTCGGTGTTCGGCCCCGACCGCGAGGCGTACGACTTCGCCACGCGGATCGATGCGGGGTGCGTGGTGGTTAACGACGTGATCGTGCCCACGGCCGACCCTCGTTTGCCGTTTGCCGGGCGTGGCCGGAGCGGTTTCGGTGCGACACGCGGGGCGGATGGGTTGCTGGAAATGACCCGGGTCAAGGCGATCACCGCCCGGCGGTGGAAGCTGCACCCGCACCTCCGGCCGACGGATGCGACGACCGTGCCGATCCTGCGGGCGTTATTGCGGATGAGTCACGCAAAAGGCGTCGCGGCGCGGGTCAAGGCGGGGTGTAGCTTGCTAACATTATCGAGGCGGAACAGCTCCGCCCAAGATCAGGAGTAA
- the crtI gene encoding phytoene desaturase family protein: protein MSKQIVIVGAGPGGLAAAMLLAQSGAKVTVLEKRDRVGGRTSTITTDEGFKFDMGPTFFLYPRILEEVFAMCGRDLHREVEMVRLDPQYHLLFEGDDGKVMGDLRATPDIQRMQAEIARISPEDAQRFPKFIEENREKFDAFTPILQKPWQGVTDYVNLSMMKMLPLVRPWASVDGDLGRYFKDERIRLAFSFQSKYLGMSPFKCPSLFTILSYLEYDYGVFHPTGGCAAVSEAMARVAEEMGVDIRLNAGVDAMRFEGKRCVGVTAGGQDLEADAVVVNADFANAMNQLVPDGVRRRWTDAKLETKKYSCSTFMMYLGVDIPPDELGGFDGKGLEHHSIFLAKDYPKNLDEIENQHKLSDNPSVYVHHAGRTDPTMAPDGMTSLYILAPVTHEHGNVDWSQQLQPFRAKVMHQLTKLGLPADLESRIRYEKVMTPVTWRTEMDIYKGATFNLAHNLGQMLHLRPQNRFEDVDGVYLVGGGTHPGSGLPVIYEGARITSRLLLEDLGMSASWQAPEPATATPGFASASTTPASAEPLTTV, encoded by the coding sequence ATGAGCAAGCAAATCGTCATCGTGGGTGCGGGGCCGGGCGGACTCGCCGCCGCGATGCTTCTCGCCCAGTCCGGGGCCAAAGTCACCGTGTTGGAAAAACGCGACCGTGTGGGGGGACGCACCTCCACGATCACCACGGACGAAGGCTTCAAGTTCGATATGGGGCCGACGTTTTTCCTGTACCCGCGTATCCTCGAAGAAGTCTTCGCGATGTGCGGGCGTGACCTGCATCGCGAGGTGGAGATGGTCCGCCTCGACCCGCAGTACCACCTCTTGTTTGAAGGCGACGACGGCAAGGTCATGGGCGACCTGCGCGCGACGCCCGACATCCAGCGGATGCAGGCCGAAATCGCCCGCATCTCGCCCGAAGACGCCCAGCGCTTCCCGAAATTCATCGAAGAGAACCGCGAGAAGTTCGACGCCTTCACGCCCATCCTTCAGAAGCCCTGGCAGGGCGTGACCGACTACGTGAACCTGTCGATGATGAAGATGCTGCCCCTGGTTCGGCCGTGGGCGAGCGTCGACGGCGATCTTGGCCGCTACTTCAAAGACGAACGCATCCGTCTGGCCTTCAGCTTCCAGAGCAAGTACCTGGGCATGAGCCCGTTCAAGTGCCCGAGCCTGTTCACGATCCTGTCTTACCTCGAGTACGACTACGGCGTGTTCCACCCGACCGGCGGATGCGCCGCAGTGAGTGAGGCGATGGCACGTGTCGCCGAGGAGATGGGCGTCGATATCCGTCTGAACGCGGGGGTGGATGCGATGCGGTTCGAGGGCAAGCGTTGCGTCGGCGTGACCGCGGGGGGGCAAGACCTCGAAGCGGACGCGGTGGTGGTTAACGCCGACTTCGCCAACGCGATGAATCAACTGGTGCCCGACGGCGTGCGTCGCCGGTGGACCGACGCGAAGCTGGAAACGAAGAAGTACTCCTGCTCGACGTTCATGATGTACCTCGGGGTGGACATCCCACCGGACGAGTTGGGCGGCTTCGATGGCAAAGGCCTCGAACACCACAGCATCTTCCTCGCGAAGGACTACCCCAAGAACCTCGACGAGATCGAGAACCAGCACAAGCTCTCGGACAACCCGTCGGTGTACGTGCATCACGCCGGGCGGACCGACCCGACCATGGCGCCGGACGGGATGACGTCGCTCTACATCCTCGCCCCGGTGACGCACGAGCACGGCAACGTCGATTGGTCGCAGCAGCTCCAGCCGTTCCGCGCCAAGGTGATGCACCAACTCACCAAGCTCGGCCTGCCCGCCGACCTCGAATCGCGCATCCGCTACGAAAAAGTCATGACCCCCGTGACCTGGCGGACCGAGATGGACATCTACAAAGGTGCCACGTTCAACCTCGCCCACAACCTCGGCCAGATGCTGCACCTCCGCCCGCAGAACCGCTTCGAGGATGTGGACGGTGTGTACCTCGTCGGCGGCGGTACCCACCCCGGCAGCGGTCTCCCGGTGATCTACGAAGGCGCACGGATTACGTCACGTCTGTTGCTCGAAGACCTGGGCATGTCCGCGTCCTGGCAGGCCCCCGAGCCCGCGACCGCAACACCGGGGTTTGCCTCGGCGTCAACCACTCCCGCATCGGCCGAGCCGCTCACCACGGTCTAG
- a CDS encoding DUF2256 domain-containing protein, translating into MPRDTRNPNNLPTKTCPVCGRDFVWRKKWERDWDRVKYCSKACSKSAKQAPIAKS; encoded by the coding sequence ATGCCGCGTGACACACGAAACCCGAATAACCTGCCGACCAAGACCTGCCCGGTGTGCGGCCGGGACTTTGTGTGGCGCAAGAAGTGGGAACGCGACTGGGATCGCGTGAAATACTGCTCGAAAGCCTGCAGCAAGTCGGCGAAACAGGCACCCATCGCAAAAAGCTGA